Proteins encoded within one genomic window of Ignavibacteriota bacterium:
- a CDS encoding sensor histidine kinase, translating to MTHELLRSSGNGKVATHVTGDAIRLDIEKAIPAGLIVNELLTNSLKHAFPPHIRDGRITVSVRRDSAGRVELTVEDNGIGMPPNLKFAEMRTMGMTVIHGLAVQLDGAISILPGPGTRVQLRFPSGQ from the coding sequence ATGACCCATGAGCTTCTCCGTTCATCCGGCAATGGGAAGGTCGCCACGCACGTGACCGGTGATGCGATCCGTCTGGATATCGAAAAGGCGATCCCTGCCGGGCTCATCGTGAACGAACTTCTGACCAATTCCCTGAAGCATGCCTTCCCCCCCCACATACGCGATGGCCGGATCACGGTCTCGGTGCGACGGGATAGCGCCGGACGGGTAGAGCTTACCGTGGAGGACAACGGCATCGGGATGCCGCCCAATCTGAAGTTCGCGGAGATGCGGACGATGGGCATGACCGTCATCCACGGACTGGCGGTCCAGCTTGATGGCGCGATCAGCATCCTCCCTGGGCCCGGGACCAGAGTTCAGCTTCGCTTCCCTTCCGGGCAATGA
- a CDS encoding sugar phosphate isomerase/epimerase — protein MLYGAHCYLLTPRWGDDQLRHLDTAHALGLDMFELSVGDDIHFDHQRTGRHARELGLHLLVGPGGTWPMECDMSSESASDRAKGLDWHKRVVDITAEVGAAAYAGAMYGHPGMVKRRRPPADEFNRTAEGLHTLAEYAAERNVLLAMEPMSHFRTHMVNTPAQVLKLIALADNHPALRVLFDTYHLVTEVRDYASALRLLGDRLFAIHACENDRGKPGGGLIPWLTVFKALREIGFKGYVGLEGYNSGIGDFAFERGMFHDVCPDGRAFIAEGIAYLRSVEREAATE, from the coding sequence ATGCTCTACGGTGCACACTGTTACCTGCTCACGCCACGCTGGGGAGACGACCAGCTGCGGCATCTCGACACTGCCCATGCACTGGGGCTCGACATGTTCGAGCTTTCGGTCGGCGACGATATTCACTTCGATCACCAGCGGACGGGCCGTCATGCCCGTGAGCTCGGGCTCCATCTGCTCGTTGGCCCGGGCGGCACATGGCCGATGGAATGTGACATGTCTTCGGAATCCGCCTCCGACCGCGCGAAAGGGCTCGACTGGCACAAACGGGTGGTGGATATCACCGCCGAAGTGGGGGCGGCCGCCTATGCCGGAGCGATGTACGGCCATCCCGGCATGGTCAAGCGGCGCCGGCCACCGGCCGATGAGTTCAACCGCACAGCGGAAGGGCTGCACACGCTTGCGGAATATGCCGCAGAACGGAATGTCCTGCTGGCGATGGAACCGATGAGCCATTTCCGGACCCACATGGTCAATACGCCGGCACAGGTGCTGAAGCTCATCGCCCTTGCAGACAACCACCCCGCATTGCGAGTGCTTTTCGACACGTATCATCTGGTGACCGAGGTCCGCGACTACGCATCTGCACTCAGGCTCCTCGGCGATAGGCTGTTCGCCATTCATGCATGTGAGAACGACCGGGGAAAACCGGGAGGCGGGCTCATTCCCTGGCTCACGGTCTTCAAGGCATTGCGGGAGATCGGATTCAAGGGGTACGTCGGATTGGAAGGGTACAACTCGGGGATCGGGGATTTCGCATTCGAACGGGGGATGTTCCACGACGTGTGCCCGGACGGCCGGGCATTCATTGCCGAAGGTATCGCCTACCTCCGGTCCGTGGAGCGGGAAGCCGCCACGGAGTGA